A genomic segment from Chitinophagaceae bacterium encodes:
- a CDS encoding gliding motility-associated C-terminal domain-containing protein, giving the protein MLKKLLVNFILLFTCYQFSIGQPCTTIGQTPATAFPVCGTTVFQQTTVPFCSTNNLFVPGCSGDGADYENKNPYWYKFTCYASGTLGFLITPNDANDDYDWQLYDITGLTPNAVFSNHNIIVAGNWAGTYGPTGASSTGVNGIQCASIPADNLPTFAQMPNLIQGHEYILLISHFTNTQSGYSLSFGGGTANITDPKLPRLLTATAPCDGSKITIKSNKKLRCNSLASNGSDFSINVAGVNVIAASTVQCSPGFDFDEFLVTLNGPLPPGIHKIFIKQGTDGNSLLDICGHEIPAGDSVIFEVFPLVPTALDSITKPGCSPTSIQLIFEKGIQCSSIAANGSDFIVTGPTAVNISSAMGSNCINGLSNTILLELSAPIQTGGIYTVTIQNGSDGNTIFNECGVATLLNESANFVAADTVNAAFSYNINYGCAKNTVHYFHNGNHNINSWQWIFDNLSTSNQQNPVKDYFEFNNRNIQLIVSNGTCSDTTQLNLAFANFIKADFEATALVCPNELVSLKNNTQSNSAITNWQWTFDNTTNSALPNPPPILFTNDFRNTVIEKPIRLIATNSYGCKDTAIKYVKVVNNCFIAVPAAFTPNGDGLNDYFYPLNAYKANNLKFYVYNRFGQLVFYTTNWQQRWNGRIKGADADAGTYVWMLYYTHADTGKKVEQKGTVVLIR; this is encoded by the coding sequence ATGCTAAAAAAACTACTTGTAAATTTTATTTTACTGTTTACCTGTTACCAATTTTCTATTGGCCAGCCATGCACTACCATTGGCCAAACCCCGGCTACAGCATTTCCTGTATGTGGCACTACAGTTTTTCAGCAAACCACAGTTCCGTTTTGCAGTACCAATAACCTTTTTGTACCTGGTTGCAGTGGTGATGGAGCCGATTATGAAAACAAAAACCCATATTGGTATAAGTTTACCTGCTATGCCAGCGGAACATTAGGTTTTTTAATTACACCCAATGATGCCAATGATGATTACGACTGGCAATTATATGATATTACCGGCTTAACGCCCAATGCCGTTTTTTCCAATCATAATATTATTGTAGCAGGTAATTGGGCCGGTACTTATGGTCCAACAGGCGCCTCATCAACAGGTGTGAATGGCATACAATGTGCAAGCATACCAGCAGACAATTTGCCTACATTTGCACAAATGCCCAATTTAATACAGGGGCATGAATATATTTTACTTATCAGCCATTTTACCAATACGCAAAGCGGTTATTCACTTTCTTTTGGTGGCGGTACGGCAAATATTACCGATCCTAAACTACCCAGGTTACTTACCGCAACAGCTCCCTGCGATGGAAGTAAAATAACCATTAAATCCAATAAAAAATTGCGCTGTAATTCACTGGCCTCAAACGGATCGGATTTTTCCATTAATGTTGCCGGCGTAAATGTAATTGCTGCAAGTACAGTACAATGCAGCCCGGGATTTGATTTTGACGAATTTTTAGTAACATTAAATGGCCCTTTACCGCCAGGCATCCATAAAATTTTTATTAAACAAGGTACAGATGGCAACAGCCTGCTTGATATTTGTGGACACGAAATACCTGCCGGTGACAGTGTTATATTTGAAGTTTTCCCACTTGTACCTACTGCATTGGACAGTATTACAAAACCCGGCTGCTCCCCTACTTCTATTCAATTGATTTTTGAAAAAGGCATACAATGCAGCAGCATTGCGGCCAATGGTTCCGATTTTATAGTAACTGGCCCCACTGCCGTAAACATTAGCTCTGCAATGGGCAGTAATTGCATAAACGGATTGAGCAATACCATACTGCTTGAATTATCTGCACCTATACAAACAGGCGGCATATATACCGTAACCATTCAAAACGGTAGCGATGGTAATACTATTTTTAATGAATGCGGCGTTGCAACTTTATTAAATGAAAGCGCAAATTTTGTAGCTGCCGATACCGTAAATGCTGCTTTTAGCTATAACATTAACTATGGCTGCGCTAAAAATACCGTTCATTATTTTCATAACGGCAACCATAATATAAACTCCTGGCAATGGATTTTTGATAACTTAAGTACCTCTAACCAGCAAAATCCTGTGAAAGATTATTTTGAATTTAATAATAGAAATATACAACTCATTGTATCTAATGGCACCTGCTCCGATACGACCCAGCTTAATTTAGCATTTGCTAATTTCATTAAAGCCGATTTTGAAGCCACAGCTTTAGTTTGCCCAAATGAATTGGTTTCGCTTAAAAATAACACACAAAGCAACAGCGCCATTACCAACTGGCAATGGACTTTTGATAACACAACCAACAGTGCATTACCCAATCCGCCACCGATATTATTTACCAATGATTTTCGCAATACGGTAATTGAAAAACCCATTCGTTTAATTGCAACCAATTCTTATGGATGTAAAGACACAGCCATTAAGTATGTAAAAGTGGTAAATAATTGCTTTATTGCCGTACCCGCTGCATTTACTCCCAACGGCGATGGTTTAAACGATTATTTTTATCCATTAAATGCATACAAAGCAAACAACCTTAAATTTTATGTGTACAACCGCTTTGGCCAATTGGTATTTTATACTACCAACTGGCAGCAACGATGGAATGGACGAATAAAAGGCGCCGATGCAGATGCAGGTACGTATGTGTGGATGCTCTATTATACACATGCCGATACTGGTAAAAAAGTAGAACAAAAAGGTACCGTTGTCTTAATACGGTAA
- a CDS encoding tryptophan 2,3-dioxygenase, with protein sequence MMDHKPVYYGEYLQLDKILNAQDPESGKDGKTMAHDEMLFIIIHQSYELWFKQVLFEVNSIIEIMDKPRVNDNSGDMQAVVHRLNRVVTILRMLVQKIDILDTMTPMDFLDFRDMLRPASGFQSWQFKVLEARLGLKFDNRFGQQYYLSQLNQKEIDIIKNAEKGKSVVQLLNSWLERMPFAEDKKYWPEEHNYWTEYEKIFTGSLSEAEKNNAAFFKHYLFTNDNNAERSLSSKACRSALFIMLYRGYPMLELPFQLLNTLLEVDHQLGNWRYRHINMVRRMIGTRIGTGGSTGADYLQGAMNKHYIFKEISQIGSFLIERRKLPALNESLTKDMGYGF encoded by the coding sequence ATTATGGATCACAAACCTGTTTATTACGGCGAATACCTTCAACTAGATAAAATACTCAATGCGCAGGATCCCGAAAGCGGTAAAGACGGAAAAACAATGGCTCATGATGAAATGCTTTTTATCATCATCCACCAATCCTATGAACTTTGGTTTAAGCAGGTTTTGTTTGAAGTAAATTCCATAATAGAAATAATGGATAAACCAAGGGTTAATGATAACTCAGGCGACATGCAGGCAGTAGTGCACAGGCTCAACAGGGTGGTAACGATTTTACGTATGCTGGTTCAAAAAATTGACATCCTGGATACCATGACGCCGATGGATTTCCTTGATTTCAGGGATATGCTAAGGCCGGCATCTGGTTTTCAAAGCTGGCAATTTAAAGTGCTGGAAGCCAGGCTGGGCCTCAAGTTCGATAATAGGTTCGGGCAGCAATATTATCTATCCCAACTCAACCAAAAAGAAATAGACATTATTAAAAATGCCGAAAAAGGCAAATCAGTTGTGCAGTTGCTGAACAGCTGGCTGGAACGTATGCCTTTTGCAGAAGATAAAAAATACTGGCCGGAAGAACATAATTACTGGACAGAATATGAAAAGATATTTACCGGCAGCTTATCTGAAGCGGAAAAAAACAATGCGGCTTTTTTTAAACACTATTTATTTACCAACGACAACAATGCAGAAAGATCATTAAGCTCCAAAGCGTGCCGCTCTGCACTTTTTATTATGCTTTACCGTGGCTATCCTATGCTGGAGTTGCCTTTTCAACTACTGAATACATTGCTTGAAGTTGATCATCAACTGGGTAATTGGCGTTACCGGCACATTAATATGGTACGCCGCATGATAGGCACAAGAATAGGTACAGGCGGTAGTACAGGAGCAGACTACCTGCAGGGCGCCATGAACAAACATTATATTTTTAAAGAAATTTCGCAAATTGGCAGCTTTTTAATTGAAAGAAGAAAACTACCGGCACTTAACGAATCGCTAACAAAAGATATGGGTTATGGATTCTGA
- a CDS encoding cysteine desulfurase yields MERIYFDNAATTQLDSSVLEAMMPFLTGKFGNPSSIYSYGRESKIGIEAARKSVAKILNAHPAEIFFTSGGTESNNTAIHTSIRDLGCRHIITSQIEHHAVTHTVEHLDALDLVKLSYVKLMPNGHIDLEDLEKLLAAAEEKTLVSLMHANNEIGNIMEIHAVGRICKLYNAIFHSDTVQTVGHFPMDLRNTAVHFITGAAHKFHGPKGVGLLYINENIRIKPFIHGGSQERNMRAGTENLYGIIGFAKALENATQNFDEESAYIGTLKYYMYDELKKHIPGIGFNGDVLGNSLYTVLSVSLPKTEKSEMILFNLDINNICVSGGSACTSGAEQGSHVIRAINNNPNRVTVRFSFSKYNKKEEVDLVVQKIKELI; encoded by the coding sequence ATGGAAAGAATTTATTTTGACAATGCCGCAACTACACAGCTCGACAGCAGTGTGCTGGAAGCCATGATGCCTTTTTTAACGGGTAAGTTTGGAAACCCTTCTTCAATTTATTCTTATGGAAGGGAATCAAAAATTGGTATTGAAGCAGCCCGTAAATCGGTGGCAAAAATTTTAAATGCACATCCTGCAGAAATATTTTTTACCAGCGGCGGTACAGAAAGTAACAATACCGCAATCCACACATCCATTAGGGATTTAGGGTGCAGGCATATCATCACTTCGCAAATAGAGCACCACGCCGTTACACATACAGTAGAGCATTTGGATGCATTGGATTTGGTAAAGCTGAGCTATGTTAAACTAATGCCCAATGGGCATATTGATTTGGAAGATCTGGAAAAATTACTGGCAGCAGCTGAGGAAAAAACGCTGGTATCGTTAATGCACGCCAATAACGAAATTGGCAATATTATGGAGATACACGCAGTAGGGAGAATTTGCAAATTGTACAATGCCATTTTTCATAGCGATACAGTGCAAACGGTTGGTCATTTTCCCATGGATTTGAGAAATACAGCGGTGCATTTTATTACCGGCGCCGCACATAAATTTCATGGCCCAAAAGGTGTGGGCCTTTTATACATCAACGAAAATATACGCATTAAACCCTTTATACATGGCGGCAGCCAGGAGCGCAATATGCGTGCCGGTACCGAAAACCTTTATGGCATCATTGGATTTGCTAAAGCCCTGGAAAACGCTACGCAAAATTTTGATGAAGAAAGCGCATATATTGGCACGTTAAAATACTATATGTACGACGAACTGAAAAAGCATATTCCCGGAATTGGGTTTAATGGCGATGTGCTCGGTAATAGCTTATATACGGTACTAAGTGTAAGCCTTCCCAAAACCGAAAAATCGGAGATGATTTTATTTAATCTGGATATAAATAATATTTGTGTCAGCGGCGGAAGCGCCTGTACATCGGGTGCAGAACAGGGCAGCCATGTAATAAGGGCAATTAATAATAACCCAAACAGGGTTACCGTAAGGTTTAGCTTTAGCAAATACAATAAAAAAGAAGAAGTGGATTTAGTGGTGCAAAAAATTAAAGAATTAATTTAA
- the glmM gene encoding phosphoglucosamine mutase — MSLIKSISGIRGTIGGRPGENLTPIDIVKFSAAYGTWIKEGNKSKNKNVIVIGRDGRMSGKMVKEIVISTLSALGIDVIDTDFSTTPTVEMAIGFLKADGGIIITASHNSKEWNALKLLNEKGEFISAKDGSKILELAEKEDFSFAEVGSLGTITRDETTLDKHIEAVVNYTLVDVKAIKAAGFTIVADVVNSTGAMALPKLFKALGVKKYSFLFDEINGKFAHNPEPLPENLTALSREVLAQNAHLGIAVDPDVDRLCFVCEDGSMFGEEYTLVAVSDYVLSHRKGNTVSNMSSTKALREITVKHGGAYNPSAVGEVNVVQKMKDTHAVIGGEGNGGIIVPDLHYGRDALIGIALFLTHLAKSKKSIKQLRNTYPDYFISKNKITLEKNIDVNEVFGKIKEKYKSHPSNTEDGLKIEFENDWVHLRTSNTEPIIRIYSESNLETTANNIAKKLVKDIQELI, encoded by the coding sequence ATGTCGCTTATTAAAAGCATTTCGGGAATAAGGGGAACTATAGGTGGCCGGCCCGGAGAAAACCTTACCCCAATTGATATTGTAAAATTTTCTGCAGCTTACGGAACCTGGATAAAAGAAGGGAACAAATCAAAAAATAAAAATGTTATTGTAATTGGCAGAGATGGTAGGATGAGTGGGAAAATGGTTAAGGAAATAGTAATATCTACCTTAAGTGCTTTGGGTATAGATGTAATTGATACCGATTTTAGTACAACACCCACAGTAGAAATGGCCATAGGTTTTTTAAAGGCAGACGGGGGCATTATTATTACCGCAAGCCACAACTCAAAAGAATGGAATGCCTTAAAATTATTAAATGAAAAAGGAGAATTTATCAGCGCAAAAGATGGAAGCAAGATTTTAGAGCTGGCTGAAAAAGAAGATTTTAGTTTTGCTGAAGTAGGGTCATTAGGCACCATAACCCGTGATGAAACTACATTGGATAAACATATTGAAGCTGTAGTGAATTATACTTTAGTAGATGTAAAAGCAATTAAAGCTGCAGGTTTTACTATTGTGGCAGATGTAGTTAACAGTACCGGGGCAATGGCATTGCCCAAATTGTTTAAAGCGCTTGGGGTAAAAAAATATAGTTTTTTATTTGATGAGATCAACGGAAAATTTGCCCACAACCCAGAGCCATTGCCCGAAAACCTTACGGCATTAAGCAGGGAAGTGCTGGCACAAAATGCACATTTGGGGATTGCCGTAGATCCTGATGTGGACAGGCTTTGCTTTGTATGCGAAGACGGAAGTATGTTTGGGGAAGAATATACTTTAGTTGCAGTAAGTGATTATGTACTTAGCCATCGAAAAGGGAATACCGTAAGCAATATGAGCAGTACCAAGGCTCTTAGAGAAATTACGGTAAAGCATGGAGGCGCTTACAACCCAAGCGCCGTAGGCGAAGTAAATGTGGTTCAAAAAATGAAAGATACTCATGCTGTAATTGGCGGCGAAGGAAATGGAGGGATTATTGTACCCGATTTACATTACGGCCGGGATGCATTAATAGGCATTGCATTGTTTTTAACACACTTGGCAAAAAGTAAAAAAAGCATCAAACAGTTACGCAATACCTATCCTGATTATTTTATCAGCAAAAATAAAATTACCCTCGAAAAAAATATTGATGTAAATGAAGTGTTTGGCAAAATAAAAGAAAAATATAAATCGCATCCCAGTAATACTGAAGATGGCCTAAAGATCGAGTTTGAGAATGACTGGGTGCATTTGCGAACCAGCAATACCGAACCCATTATCAGGATATATTCTGAAAGCAATTTGGAAACCACAGCAAATAATATTGCCAAAAAACTGGTTAAAGATATCCAGGAATTAATTTAA
- a CDS encoding sulfatase-like hydrolase/transferase, with translation MLKKWLVPKTIQWLVKLFIIYLVIFTTFRVATVIFFKPASIKITELFPSFWLGLKYDLRWIAIILLPISLLSLSARFTPFYSERNKRIWTLYLSIITLLVLFFYGADFGQFAYVNARLNADALIFAEDPKESIKMVWQSYPVVWIFLAIGGAVLMMAWMFRRLHVSVEERNTHIHKFSFKRRWHFAALLLQAWFIYGLFSLQPINIFRAFKLNDEFKSNLALNPLQNFFATLGMRNPDFKTDAVKYFPVIKNFLGLNEDARNYTRVVQPGSRALESQPNIVLVICESFSMYKSSMSGNPLNPTPFFNELCKEGIFFNRCFTPTFGTARGVFATITGIPDVQLSKFATRNEESVNQRTIINNFDGYKKFYFIGGRSQFNNFSGLIRNIDDIKIYEEGSYNAPIVNVWGISDKNLFLQANEVMAKQQAPFFSIIQTADNHRPYKIPVEDSGFIQKNISGDTLSKYGFESSKEFNAFAYTDYCFQKFIEAAQKEKYFSNTIFVFIGDHGVEGDASFFYPKAWTEQRLSEEHVPLLFYSPHLINPQLRNETVSQIDVLPTIAGMLQQPYVNSTLGRNLLSGNKKENAAFTIYHASGWIGIVNDHFYYRKNIHMQKEELVPSTADSLTLTIAQKDSVKRHLSELSTAIYETARWMLFHNKSK, from the coding sequence ATGCTAAAAAAATGGCTGGTTCCCAAAACAATACAATGGCTGGTAAAATTATTTATAATCTACCTGGTCATTTTTACTACTTTTAGGGTAGCTACTGTAATTTTCTTTAAACCAGCGAGCATTAAAATTACAGAATTATTTCCATCATTTTGGTTGGGTTTAAAATACGATTTAAGGTGGATTGCTATTATTTTATTGCCAATTTCCCTGTTATCGCTTTCTGCAAGGTTTACCCCTTTTTATAGCGAAAGAAATAAAAGGATATGGACTTTATACCTAAGTATTATTACCTTACTGGTATTGTTTTTTTATGGTGCAGATTTTGGGCAGTTTGCTTATGTAAATGCAAGGTTAAATGCCGATGCATTGATATTTGCAGAAGACCCTAAGGAAAGTATCAAAATGGTTTGGCAGAGCTACCCGGTTGTTTGGATTTTTTTGGCTATTGGTGGCGCTGTGCTTATGATGGCGTGGATGTTTCGACGCCTGCATGTAAGCGTGGAAGAACGCAATACCCATATCCATAAATTTTCTTTTAAAAGGCGCTGGCATTTTGCTGCTTTGTTGTTACAAGCATGGTTTATATATGGCTTGTTTTCTTTGCAGCCCATAAATATTTTCAGGGCATTTAAATTGAACGATGAATTTAAAAGCAACCTTGCATTAAACCCGTTGCAGAATTTTTTTGCCACTTTGGGGATGCGCAACCCCGACTTTAAAACAGACGCCGTAAAATATTTTCCGGTAATTAAAAATTTTCTTGGCCTTAATGAAGATGCACGCAACTATACCCGTGTTGTACAGCCCGGGAGCAGGGCCCTGGAAAGCCAGCCCAATATTGTGCTGGTAATTTGCGAAAGCTTTAGCATGTACAAAAGCAGCATGAGTGGTAACCCGCTTAACCCAACGCCTTTTTTTAATGAACTTTGTAAAGAAGGTATTTTCTTTAATCGTTGCTTTACGCCCACTTTTGGTACGGCAAGGGGCGTTTTTGCTACCATTACCGGCATCCCCGATGTACAGTTAAGCAAGTTTGCCACCAGAAATGAAGAATCGGTAAACCAGCGTACCATCATTAATAATTTTGACGGCTATAAAAAGTTTTATTTTATTGGCGGCAGAAGCCAGTTTAATAATTTCTCGGGACTTATACGCAATATTGACGATATAAAAATTTACGAAGAAGGCAGCTATAACGCACCCATTGTGAACGTGTGGGGAATAAGCGATAAAAACCTTTTTTTACAGGCCAATGAAGTAATGGCTAAACAACAAGCCCCTTTTTTCAGCATCATACAAACTGCAGATAACCATAGGCCTTATAAAATTCCCGTAGAAGATTCAGGATTTATACAAAAAAACATATCTGGCGATACCTTGAGTAAATATGGGTTTGAATCGTCAAAAGAATTTAATGCCTTTGCCTATACCGATTACTGTTTTCAAAAATTTATAGAAGCTGCACAAAAGGAAAAATATTTCAGTAATACCATTTTTGTATTTATTGGCGATCATGGTGTGGAAGGGGATGCCAGTTTTTTTTATCCAAAAGCCTGGACGGAGCAGCGCCTGAGCGAAGAGCATGTTCCTTTGCTTTTTTATTCCCCGCATTTGATCAATCCGCAGTTAAGAAATGAAACCGTTTCACAAATTGATGTGTTGCCCACTATTGCCGGGATGTTGCAACAACCCTATGTAAATTCAACTTTGGGCAGGAATTTATTAAGCGGTAACAAAAAAGAAAATGCGGCTTTTACCATTTATCATGCATCCGGGTGGATTGGTATTGTAAACGACCATTTTTATTACCGCAAAAACATCCATATGCAAAAAGAGGAATTGGTTCCGTCAACAGCCGATTCGCTCACTTTAACCATAGCCCAAAAAGATTCTGTAAAAAGGCATTTATCCGAACTTTCCACTGCTATTTATGAAACGGCAAGGTGGATGCTGTTTCACAATAAAAGCAAATAA
- a CDS encoding phosphatase PAP2 family protein encodes MKQIILFDKWLFLKLNAEYRNQLFDFIMPFIRNPYVWAPLYIFIIALVWLNCGKKGTWWIIYIFITAGFTDLISSQIIKPMVGRVRPCNDPELLGKVNLLAAYCGANGSFTSSHAANHFGIAAFIFFTAGSLFVGYRWLFFIWAAVICYAQIYVGVHFPLDILGGTIIGLTVGKFTSQIFTKYFGPLTLFNC; translated from the coding sequence ATGAAACAAATAATACTTTTTGACAAGTGGCTGTTTTTAAAACTTAATGCAGAGTACCGCAACCAGCTATTTGATTTTATAATGCCTTTTATAAGGAACCCTTATGTATGGGCGCCACTGTATATTTTTATTATTGCGCTGGTATGGCTCAATTGCGGTAAAAAAGGCACCTGGTGGATTATTTATATTTTTATTACCGCAGGGTTTACCGATTTAATAAGCAGCCAGATTATAAAACCCATGGTAGGCAGGGTTAGACCCTGCAACGACCCGGAACTTTTGGGAAAAGTTAACCTGCTTGCCGCTTATTGTGGCGCTAATGGAAGCTTTACTTCTTCTCATGCGGCAAACCATTTTGGTATTGCAGCTTTTATTTTTTTTACTGCAGGCAGCTTGTTTGTAGGTTACCGCTGGTTATTTTTTATATGGGCAGCCGTAATTTGCTATGCCCAAATATATGTAGGCGTTCATTTTCCGCTCGATATACTGGGTGGAACCATCATAGGTTTAACAGTAGGAAAATTTACTTCCCAAATTTTTACTAAATACTTTGGGCCACTAACTTTATTTAACTGTTAA
- a CDS encoding HlyC/CorC family transporter: MTEIFILGLLIFLNALFVMSEIALVSSRKSKLETMANKGDAKAKAALLLSENPERFLSTAQIGITLISILTGVYSGEKFGNNLKPFFENIELLRPYASGIATSLVVILVTILSIIFGELIPKKFGLLRAEKIARMVAGPMNVLSRFMMPIVWFLSGATTLIFKTLNIEKASNNAVTEEEIKAMVAEGSEFGEIEEDEKEIIERVFHLGDRSITSLMTHRTDIVWVEMNHTVEDVKNMFNNIIFSTYPVCDESIDNIKGLVYIKDLLKATPTTKMSQLIKPALFVPENNKAYQLLEKMKETQIHTSFIVNEYGTLEGMITLNDILEAIVGDVPQTDQEEYEITRRNDGSFLVDAQIHFYNFLSYFDRTDWMNEGEHDFDTVAGFVLHELEHIPQAGETIDWRDFKFEIIDMDGQRIDKILVTISPELKEELEEE, from the coding sequence ATGACGGAGATATTTATACTGGGCTTACTCATTTTCTTGAATGCTTTATTTGTAATGAGCGAAATAGCCCTTGTGAGTTCCAGGAAAAGCAAACTGGAAACTATGGCCAACAAAGGCGATGCAAAAGCAAAGGCAGCGCTACTATTATCAGAAAACCCTGAAAGATTTTTAAGTACGGCACAAATAGGCATTACCTTAATTTCTATACTCACCGGTGTGTACTCTGGCGAAAAATTTGGCAATAACCTAAAACCTTTTTTTGAAAATATAGAATTGCTGCGGCCTTATGCAAGTGGTATTGCAACCAGCCTGGTGGTAATATTGGTAACCATACTCTCCATAATTTTTGGCGAATTGATCCCCAAAAAATTTGGCTTGCTGCGAGCAGAAAAAATTGCCCGTATGGTGGCCGGACCCATGAATGTGCTTTCCAGGTTTATGATGCCAATTGTTTGGTTCCTTTCCGGGGCTACTACCCTTATTTTTAAAACATTAAATATTGAAAAAGCAAGTAACAATGCCGTTACCGAAGAAGAAATAAAAGCCATGGTGGCAGAAGGCAGCGAATTTGGTGAAATTGAAGAAGATGAAAAAGAAATTATTGAAAGAGTTTTTCACCTCGGCGACCGCAGTATTACTTCCTTAATGACCCACCGCACCGATATTGTGTGGGTAGAAATGAACCATACAGTTGAAGATGTAAAAAATATGTTTAACAATATTATTTTTAGCACATACCCTGTATGCGACGAAAGTATTGATAATATAAAAGGGCTGGTGTATATAAAAGATTTGCTCAAAGCAACACCTACTACAAAAATGAGCCAGTTGATTAAACCTGCCCTATTTGTGCCGGAAAACAATAAAGCCTACCAGTTACTGGAAAAAATGAAAGAAACACAAATCCATACCTCTTTTATTGTAAATGAATATGGCACCCTGGAAGGCATGATTACACTGAATGATATTTTAGAAGCCATTGTAGGCGATGTTCCGCAAACCGACCAGGAAGAATACGAAATTACCCGCCGTAATGATGGCAGTTTTTTAGTAGATGCACAAATTCATTTTTATAATTTTCTCAGCTATTTCGACCGTACAGACTGGATGAATGAAGGAGAGCATGATTTTGACACCGTTGCAGGTTTTGTGCTTCATGAACTGGAACATATACCTCAAGCAGGCGAAACCATTGATTGGCGGGATTTTAAATTTGAAATTATAGATATGGATGGACAGCGTATAGATAAAATATTGGTAACTATTTCGCCGGAACTTAAAGAAGAGTTGGAAGAAGAATAA
- a CDS encoding HupE/UreJ family protein, translating to MNDFNLFFGIGIEHILNTGALDHILFIMVLCAVYLIADWKKLLVLITAFTIGHSLTLALSVYDVVRFNSSWVEFLIPLTIVLTALYNLAIAKKTVPQGKLQLNYFIALFFGLVHGMGFANNIRFMLAESQQILLPLLGFNIGLELGQIIVVSILLLLGYFAVKIIRLQRNYWSMGLSVIGLIAGAIMCVQRVPGT from the coding sequence ATGAACGATTTTAACTTGTTTTTCGGTATTGGTATAGAACATATTTTAAATACCGGTGCATTAGATCACATTTTGTTTATAATGGTGCTTTGCGCTGTTTACCTAATTGCCGACTGGAAAAAACTATTGGTATTAATTACGGCATTTACCATTGGCCATTCGCTTACCCTTGCATTAAGCGTATATGATGTGGTGCGCTTTAACAGTAGCTGGGTAGAATTTTTAATTCCGCTTACTATTGTACTTACAGCGTTGTATAATTTAGCCATTGCAAAAAAAACTGTTCCGCAAGGCAAATTGCAACTCAATTATTTTATTGCTTTATTTTTTGGGTTGGTACATGGCATGGGCTTTGCCAATAATATACGTTTTATGCTGGCAGAAAGCCAGCAAATTCTATTGCCCTTGCTTGGCTTTAATATTGGGCTTGAGCTTGGGCAAATAATTGTAGTAAGTATTTTATTGCTGCTGGGTTATTTTGCAGTAAAAATAATTCGGTTGCAACGCAATTACTGGTCAATGGGTTTATCAGTAATTGGCCTTATTGCCGGTGCAATAATGTGTGTTCAAAGGGTTCCGGGTACATAA